GATGTACTAAAACGTGCATCACTCTTCGCCTGTATGACAGGACTTCGCATCAGCGATATTCTCCAGCTCCGTTGGGAGAATATTGAGTTGTCACCCGATGGCGGCTACTGTATGCGCATCCGTACCCAGAAAACTAAGACGCAGGCAACACTGCCATTGAGCGATGAAGCCTTGTCGTACTGTGGTGAACAAGGTCGAGGCATGGTATTCAAAGGACTGAGCCGTGCCCATACCCGCGAACCGTTCAAGAAATGGCTAAAAGATGCCGGTATCAAGAAGAAATTTACCTTCCACGGTCTTCGCCACACCTACGCTACACTTCTGATTACCAACGGTACAGATATCTACACCGTCAGCAAGATGCTAACGCATAAAAACGTCGCCACGACTCAGATATATGCAGAGGTCATCAGCCAGAAGAAGCGTGATGCCGCCAACTCAATCACCCTCAAATGATTGATAAGGTTAAAGCTCAAAGCAGGCACCGCAAAAACACCGATCAAAACACCACAAAAACACCGATTGAAATGCCGCAAAAACACCGATTAAAACGCCACAAAAACACCGATTTGTGTTGAATCATCATAACCTGTGTACGCTGAAAGCTACGCGATGCCGCTAAAATTCAATTATCCTGAAATAAAATAATTAGCATATAAGCTAACACTCTCGAAATTTTGTTATATCTTTGTAGACGAATTATGAGTAAGAAAGTAAAAATAGAGCCTGTGAGGTCTTCCGAATCGGCAAGCCTCTACACCATCATCTTTGAGGATGGTGATATGTCGGAGTTCGCAAAATTCCTTAACCGCTTCAAGGACAATGGCAAACTCCAGCGTGACTATCAGCTGATTCTGTATGCCCTGCAAAAAATTCTGGAAAATGGAGTGCAGGAACGATATTTCCGTCCCGAGGGGAAATATGCAGACAGAGTATGCGCACTCCCGATTGACTCAGGCAAACTGAGATTATATTGCCTGAGAATTTCGGATAAAATATTGATTCTTGGCAATGGAGGTATTAAGCAAACAAAGACATACAATGAGAATCAGGAACTCAATGGTTATGTCATGGATCTTCAGAAATTTGATGCGCTATTAAAAGCAGCTGAGAAAGAAGGATCCATCATTGTCGAAGAAACAGTCCTGAATGGAATAACCGATAAAACATTTGAGTTATGAAAACTACAGCCCAACTATTCGATGAATGTCTTGCTACCGTTAAGAACGATGTCAAGATGGAACTTGACATGTCGTTTGCCTTGGCCGATAAGATTGACATGATTCTTCGTGAAAAGAATATCAGTCAGAAACAGTTGGCAAAAAAGATGGGCAAGACCGAAGCAGAAGTATCTCGATGGCTTGGAGGCACTCATAATTTCACACTGAGAACGATAGCAAAGATTTCCGATGCTCTCGGCGTCAAACTTTTAACCATATAGTGTGATGGAAAGCAATACCTCTAATCACGATGACAAGATAATGCATTGCTCAACTTTCGACGAGCTTCTTGATGCAGAATATGGCAAGCCCGGCACCTCGGAGCGGGAACAGTTCGACGCTGATGCGGCGGCGTTCTGTCTGGCAGAGACACTCAAAGAAGAACGTCTCAAAGCCGGACTGACCCAACAGCAGCTCGCTGAGCGTATCGGTACTAAGAAAACCTATATCTCTCGTCTGGAAAACGGCAAATCTGATGTCCAGCTCAGCACCCTCTTCCGAATCTTTGAGGGTCTCGGCAGAAGGGTATCTTTGACCATCCTGTAAATAGACAATAATCTTCAGACTGGCTCAAAAAAAATCGCACAAAATAGTCGTAGTTTGAGCTATTATTGCTATATTTGCAACCTAATAGACGCAAGTACGACTATGGAAGAGAATATATACATGTTACCTGACAGTGAAATCCGCCGTCGGCTGGGACAAAAAATAAGGCATCTGCGACTCCGACAGAACTTCACTCAGACATCACTCGCAGAACAGGCGCAAGTCTCATTGACGACACTAAAGAGAATCGAGAAAGGCGATATAAGCTATTTCGATTCCCTGATGCGCGTGCTTCGCATACTTGGCGAACTGGATGTGTTCTCGTCACTCATTAAGGAAGATGAGATGAGTCCCAATGAATATTTCGAGTTTGTCGAAGCAAGCAAGAAGAAGCAGCGCAAACGCGCAAGCGGCAATAACAAGACCAACACACAACCTAATACCGAGGAATCAGAATGGTAGATATAGCAAGAGTAAACCTGTATGGTCAACCCGTCGGTACATTCCGATGGGACAGCAACCGCCAGCTGGCACATTTCGAGTATGCCGAAAGCTTCATAGGCAAAGGTCTTGAACCCTCGCCGCTTCTGATGCCTGTGCGTCAGGGAAGGGTGTATTCATTCTCCGACATAGGTCGTGAGACGTTCAAGGGACTTCCCGGTATGCTTGCAGATTCATTGCCCGATACTTACGGACGAGCATTGTTCGACCGCTGGCTTGCGCTGACCGGGCGTAGCAGCGGGAACGCTGTGGAGACGTTATGTTTTCTTGGGAAACGCTGTATGGGAGCGTTGGAGTTTGAACCGGCCATGGATGCGCCCTATGGTCCCGATGTCAGAATAGAACTTGATTCCCTTGTTGAAGTGGCAAGCGAAGCACTGTCGGAAAAGGAAGAATTTGGAGCTAATCTTG
The nucleotide sequence above comes from Duncaniella freteri. Encoded proteins:
- a CDS encoding helix-turn-helix domain-containing protein, with translation MKTTAQLFDECLATVKNDVKMELDMSFALADKIDMILREKNISQKQLAKKMGKTEAEVSRWLGGTHNFTLRTIAKISDALGVKLLTI
- a CDS encoding helix-turn-helix domain-containing protein → MESNTSNHDDKIMHCSTFDELLDAEYGKPGTSEREQFDADAAAFCLAETLKEERLKAGLTQQQLAERIGTKKTYISRLENGKSDVQLSTLFRIFEGLGRRVSLTIL
- a CDS encoding helix-turn-helix domain-containing protein, which produces MEENIYMLPDSEIRRRLGQKIRHLRLRQNFTQTSLAEQAQVSLTTLKRIEKGDISYFDSLMRVLRILGELDVFSSLIKEDEMSPNEYFEFVEASKKKQRKRASGNNKTNTQPNTEESEW